The Pseudomonas sp. FP198 genomic interval TCGGTGGCCTGGCGCTGATCTGGCTGGCCTACAACCGTGCACCGGCTGCGGCGGCCAAGGTTTAAAATTCGGACCCCGGAGCGCTGGCCCCGGGTTCAAGGACACAGGTAACTCATGAAGCAATATCTCGACCTGGTGGCGCACGTCATCAAGAACGGCACCAAGCAAGCCAACCGCACCGGCGTTAACACCATCAGTTTCCCTGGCGCGATGCTGCGCTATGACCTGAAGGAAGGCTTTCCCGCCATCACTACGCGCAAGATGGCCTTCAAGTCGGCGATCGGCGAGATGTGCGGTTTCTTGCGTGGCGTGAACAACGCCGCCGAGTTCCGGGCACTGGGCTGCAAGGTCTGGGACCAGAACGCCAACGAAAACGCGCAATGGCTGGCCAACCCGTTCCGCCAGGGCGAGGACGACCTGGGCGAGATCTACGGCGTACAATGGCGCAAGTGGCCGGCCTACAAGCAGATCCCGCTGAGCAACCCGGCCGCCATCGAGCAGACGCTGGCCCAGGGCTACCGGCAGATCGCCGAAGGCGAAGAAAACGGCCAGGCCTACGTGGTGCTGTACAAGGCCATCGATCAGGTTCGCCAGTGCGTCGACACCATCATCAAGGACCCGGGCAGCCGGCGCATCCTGTTCCACGGCTGGAACTGCGCCCAGCTCGATGAAATGGCCCTGCCACCGTGCCACCTGCTGTATCAGTTCCATCCGAATGTCGAGACCCGGGAAATCTCCCTGACCCTCTACATCCGCTCTAACGACCTGGGCCTGGGCACGCCGTTCAACCTCACCGAAGGCGCCGCGCTGCTAAGCCTGATTGGTCGCCTGACCGGTTATACGCCGCGCTGGTTCACCTATTTCATCGGCGATGCCCACGTCTACGAAAACCACTTGGACATGCTCAATGAACAGCTCACGCGCGAGCCGTTCCCGATGCCCCGACTGGTGATTTCCGAGCGCGTGCCGGAGTTTGCCAAGACCGGCGTGTACCAGCCCGAGTGGCTGGAGCAGGTCGAACCGAGCGACTTCTCCCTCGAAGGCTACCAGCACCATGCGCCGATGACCGCGCCGATGGCGGTCTAGAAAACACCACCATCCCTCTGTGGGAGCGAGCCTGCTCGCGAAAGCGTCATCACATACGAATATTTATGTGACTGATCCACCGCTTTCGCGAGCAGGCTCGCTCCGACTTGGTTCTCCGTTATTTCAAAATCAGGTCAATGCCCATGACTCCTGCCCACATGTGAATGCTCCACCTCCGGCGCCACCGCCCCGCTCACCTCCAACCGTTGCAAGATCCCGCACT includes:
- a CDS encoding thymidylate synthase, producing the protein MKQYLDLVAHVIKNGTKQANRTGVNTISFPGAMLRYDLKEGFPAITTRKMAFKSAIGEMCGFLRGVNNAAEFRALGCKVWDQNANENAQWLANPFRQGEDDLGEIYGVQWRKWPAYKQIPLSNPAAIEQTLAQGYRQIAEGEENGQAYVVLYKAIDQVRQCVDTIIKDPGSRRILFHGWNCAQLDEMALPPCHLLYQFHPNVETREISLTLYIRSNDLGLGTPFNLTEGAALLSLIGRLTGYTPRWFTYFIGDAHVYENHLDMLNEQLTREPFPMPRLVISERVPEFAKTGVYQPEWLEQVEPSDFSLEGYQHHAPMTAPMAV